In a genomic window of Acidobacteriota bacterium:
- a CDS encoding TonB-dependent receptor, which translates to MSAFRFHSSWPVWLPVAILLLLPLPGRAQPAAGIVGVVVDDQGRVLPGVTVDVTSPALIERSKTTVTAEDGRYQVVDLRPGQYEVTFTLEGLQTVRRTGIALSTGFTATVDARLSIGQLQDEVTVRGGAPVIDTRSGTSERPLHQELIEGIPVGRVPNVAVSLVPGAVTARPDIGGSETGQTAGVSIHGSQTRDLIWNTDGLNTTSNTGSGGVSGQYPNQSAIQEIVVQTRALPAEIGAGGVSVNMITKDGGATYRGTLFGTYTNNNFQNANVSDDQAARGLVAPSAMDTFYDLNGGIGGPIARDSLWFFASARRFRVDRFEANTFNPDGSQALDENLIWNAGGKVTWQVNSANRLSSFVDYNYKIREHRREITSTYQFVSPEASYNSPLWGPVANVKWTSTLGPTVLLDAGVSWYYVPWSLDYQPDLDSNAFARNDLALSTLTGAPPPSMVRANQERRTASAVVSWLPRFRGEHQIRGGVQFEHAPYGQTFDSLGHGDFIARYRNGVPDSVMVYNTPVETNLQQSDLGVFVQDAWAISRRLTLNLGLRYERHTGGLGEQSAGAGQFVPARSFEAQKDLVVWNTIVPRLAATYDISGQGRTVVKVSASQYTQRQGSALINQFSPMRQNSEVRSWVDGNGDSVPQLGEIGPSLGGLDRGATVRIDPQLRRPTQWEYAATVEHQLGTDFAVALSYFHRRYKNLTAVVNAAVSLDDYTPLEITNPLDGSPLTIYNQTAASIGRVDNVLTNVPTLEQTYHGLEATVNRRFSDGLTLFGGVTLGRNRATSLSAVGGNPNGYINANGFDLLDSPLIVNVSGIYQLPWQVSLSGHLGYYTGQPLRRLYTVTRTIAPTLRQVSQEVALLPAGDQRKPNQTLLDLRVGRSFRLGRGLSVEPLLEVYNLLNENASVTEVEQVGPALGRVSRNLDGRLLRVGVKVAF; encoded by the coding sequence ATGTCTGCGTTCCGCTTCCATTCGAGTTGGCCGGTCTGGCTGCCTGTCGCGATCCTCCTCCTGCTGCCCCTTCCAGGTCGTGCGCAGCCGGCAGCCGGCATCGTTGGCGTGGTGGTCGACGATCAGGGCCGCGTCCTTCCCGGGGTGACGGTGGACGTCACGAGCCCCGCGCTCATCGAGCGCAGCAAGACGACCGTCACCGCGGAGGACGGGCGGTATCAGGTCGTGGACCTGCGCCCGGGTCAGTACGAAGTCACGTTCACGCTGGAGGGGCTCCAGACCGTCCGCCGCACCGGCATCGCGCTCAGCACCGGCTTCACGGCGACAGTCGATGCGCGTCTGTCCATCGGACAACTCCAGGACGAGGTCACGGTGCGCGGCGGCGCGCCTGTGATCGACACGCGATCGGGCACGTCCGAGCGTCCGCTGCACCAGGAACTCATCGAGGGCATTCCCGTCGGCCGCGTGCCCAATGTCGCCGTCAGTCTCGTTCCGGGTGCAGTGACGGCACGGCCCGACATCGGTGGATCCGAGACGGGCCAGACGGCAGGCGTCTCGATCCACGGCTCGCAGACGCGCGATCTGATCTGGAACACCGATGGGCTGAACACGACGTCCAACACCGGCAGCGGCGGCGTGTCGGGGCAGTATCCGAACCAGAGCGCCATCCAGGAGATCGTCGTGCAGACGCGGGCGCTGCCGGCCGAGATCGGCGCGGGCGGCGTGAGCGTCAACATGATCACCAAGGACGGCGGCGCCACGTATCGCGGCACGTTGTTCGGCACCTACACCAACAACAACTTCCAGAACGCGAACGTCAGCGACGACCAGGCCGCGCGCGGGTTGGTCGCGCCGAGCGCCATGGACACCTTCTACGACCTGAACGGCGGGATCGGCGGACCGATCGCGCGCGACTCGCTGTGGTTCTTCGCGAGCGCCAGGCGGTTCCGCGTGGATCGCTTCGAGGCCAACACGTTCAACCCCGACGGCTCGCAGGCGCTCGACGAGAACCTGATCTGGAACGCGGGTGGCAAGGTCACCTGGCAGGTCAACTCGGCCAACAGGCTCTCGAGCTTCGTGGACTACAACTACAAGATCCGCGAACACCGCCGCGAGATCACCTCGACGTACCAGTTCGTCTCTCCCGAGGCGAGCTACAACTCGCCGCTGTGGGGACCGGTGGCCAACGTGAAGTGGACGTCGACGCTGGGCCCCACGGTGCTGCTGGACGCGGGCGTGTCGTGGTACTACGTGCCGTGGTCGCTCGACTATCAGCCCGATCTCGATTCGAACGCGTTCGCGCGCAACGACCTCGCGCTGTCGACGCTGACGGGCGCACCGCCGCCCTCGATGGTACGTGCCAACCAGGAGCGGCGCACGGCGAGCGCCGTCGTGTCGTGGTTGCCCCGCTTCCGCGGTGAGCACCAGATCCGGGGCGGCGTCCAGTTCGAGCACGCGCCGTACGGGCAGACGTTCGACTCGCTCGGCCACGGCGACTTCATCGCGCGATACCGCAACGGCGTGCCCGACTCGGTGATGGTCTACAACACGCCGGTCGAGACCAACCTGCAGCAGTCCGATCTCGGCGTCTTCGTGCAGGATGCCTGGGCGATCAGCCGCCGGTTGACGCTCAATCTCGGCCTCCGGTACGAGCGCCACACGGGCGGGCTCGGCGAGCAGTCGGCGGGCGCCGGACAGTTCGTGCCGGCGCGCAGCTTCGAGGCGCAGAAGGACCTCGTCGTGTGGAACACGATCGTCCCGCGTCTGGCGGCAACCTACGACATCTCGGGCCAGGGACGGACCGTCGTCAAGGTCAGCGCCAGTCAGTACACGCAGCGGCAGGGATCGGCGCTCATCAACCAGTTCAGTCCGATGCGGCAGAACAGCGAGGTACGGTCATGGGTCGACGGCAACGGCGACAGCGTGCCGCAGCTCGGCGAAATCGGCCCGTCGCTCGGCGGCCTCGATCGCGGCGCGACGGTGCGTATCGATCCGCAGCTCCGCCGGCCGACGCAGTGGGAATACGCGGCGACCGTCGAACACCAGCTCGGCACCGACTTCGCCGTCGCCCTGAGCTATTTCCACCGGCGCTACAAGAACCTGACGGCCGTCGTGAATGCCGCCGTGTCGTTGGACGACTACACGCCGCTCGAGATCACGAACCCGCTCGACGGGTCGCCGCTCACGATCTACAACCAGACCGCCGCGAGCATCGGCCGCGTCGACAACGTGCTCACGAACGTGCCGACCCTCGAGCAGACCTACCATGGCCTCGAAGCCACGGTGAACCGCCGGTTCAGCGACGGCCTCACGCTGTTTGGCGGCGTGACGCTCGGCCGCAACCGCGCGACGAGCCTGTCGGCGGTGGGCGGCAATCCGAACGGCTACATCAATGCCAACGGTTTCGACCTGCTCGACTCGCCGCTCATCGTCAACGTCTCGGGCATCTACCAGTTGCCCTGGCAGGTGTCGCTGTCGGGACACCTGGGCTACTACACCGGCCAGCCGCTGCGCCGCCTGTACACCGTCACGCGCACGATCGCGCCGACGCTGCGCCAGGTGAGTCAGGAAGTCGCGTTGCTGCCCGCCGGCGACCAACGGAAGCCCAATCAGACGCTGCTCGACCTTCGCGTCGGCCGCAGCTTCCGCCTCGGTCGCGGCCTCTCCGTGGAGCCGCTGCTCGAGGTCTACAACCTGCTGAACGAGAACGCCTCGGTCACCGAGGTGGAACAGGTCGGCCCGGCACTCGGCCGCGTCTCCCGCAACCTGGACGGACGTCTGCTGCGCGTCGGCGTGAAGGTTGCCTTCTGA
- the cadA gene encoding cadmium-translocating P-type ATPase, with protein sequence MSASSRSWRARASSGSRNRVVTESSAPPARSGHVAGDWWSRTAVRTTGIAALALAGILTHLVLRWGTNASPFAQALPLYVVLVAGGVPLVVSLALALARREFGSDLLAGISIVAAVLLQEYLAATFVVLMLSGGEAVEARALGRASSVLRALASRMPLAAHRRVEGRIADIELADVRIGDELIVYPHEICPVDGVIVDGHGVMDESYLTGEPFMMVKAPGSEVFSGAINGESALTLRASRLAVDSRYARIMGVMQDSEQRRPQLRRLGDQLGAWYTPIALGVAIAAWAWSGDPIRFLAVLVVATPCPLLIGIPVAIIGAISLAAKRSIIIRDPAVLERIDRCRTIVLDKTGTLTYGEPTLTERFTAPGMDDAMVLRVTASLERYSKHPLAKPLVDAAGRAQVALVDATEVRERPGEGLTGQVEGRHVRVIGRRQAEAEGHGGALPPIATGLECVILLDGRYAATYRFHDAPRADSRSFVTHLRPRHQIERILLVSGDRESEVRYLADQVGIEEIYAGQTPEQKVAITRAETARAPTLFIGDGINDAPALVTATVGLAFGHQSEITTEAAGAVIMDTSLKRVDELFHLARRMRRIALQSAVGGMALSVVGMLIAFGGWLPPVGGAIFQEVIDLAAVLNALRAAVPGGELSDY encoded by the coding sequence ATGTCGGCGTCGTCGAGATCATGGCGCGCGCGCGCGTCGAGCGGGAGTCGTAATCGAGTGGTGACCGAATCGAGCGCACCCCCGGCACGGTCCGGACATGTTGCAGGTGATTGGTGGTCACGTACCGCCGTGCGGACGACGGGCATCGCGGCGCTGGCCCTCGCCGGCATCCTCACGCACCTGGTGCTCCGCTGGGGCACCAACGCGTCGCCATTCGCGCAAGCCCTCCCGCTCTACGTCGTGCTCGTCGCAGGAGGCGTGCCGCTCGTGGTGTCGCTCGCGCTCGCGCTCGCGCGCCGCGAGTTCGGCTCCGACCTGCTCGCCGGGATCTCGATCGTGGCGGCCGTGCTGCTCCAGGAGTATCTGGCGGCGACGTTCGTGGTCCTGATGCTCTCCGGTGGCGAAGCCGTCGAGGCGCGCGCGCTCGGACGCGCCTCGTCGGTCCTTCGGGCGCTTGCCAGCCGCATGCCGCTCGCTGCCCATCGTCGCGTCGAAGGCCGGATCGCCGACATCGAGCTGGCGGACGTCCGCATCGGCGACGAACTGATCGTGTACCCGCACGAGATCTGTCCCGTCGACGGCGTGATCGTCGACGGCCATGGCGTGATGGACGAGTCGTACCTCACGGGCGAGCCTTTCATGATGGTGAAGGCGCCCGGGTCCGAGGTGTTCTCGGGCGCGATCAATGGTGAGAGCGCGCTGACGCTTCGTGCGAGCCGACTGGCTGTCGATTCACGCTATGCCCGCATCATGGGCGTCATGCAGGACTCGGAGCAGCGGCGCCCGCAGCTCCGTCGACTTGGCGATCAGCTCGGCGCGTGGTACACGCCGATCGCGCTCGGCGTGGCCATCGCGGCCTGGGCGTGGAGCGGCGATCCGATCAGGTTCCTCGCCGTGCTCGTGGTCGCCACGCCGTGCCCGCTCCTCATCGGCATCCCGGTGGCAATCATCGGAGCCATCTCTCTCGCGGCCAAGCGGAGCATCATCATCCGCGACCCTGCCGTGCTCGAGCGCATCGATCGATGCCGCACCATCGTCCTCGACAAGACGGGGACGCTGACGTACGGCGAACCCACGTTGACGGAGCGCTTCACGGCACCGGGCATGGACGATGCGATGGTGCTGCGCGTGACGGCGAGCCTCGAGCGGTACTCGAAGCACCCGCTCGCGAAGCCGCTCGTGGACGCCGCCGGGCGGGCGCAGGTGGCTCTGGTCGACGCGACCGAAGTGCGCGAACGGCCCGGTGAAGGTCTCACCGGCCAGGTCGAAGGGCGGCACGTGCGCGTCATCGGCAGGCGTCAGGCCGAAGCCGAGGGACACGGCGGTGCGCTGCCGCCAATCGCGACTGGGCTGGAGTGCGTGATCCTGCTCGATGGCCGATACGCGGCCACGTATCGCTTCCACGATGCGCCTCGTGCCGACAGCCGCTCGTTCGTCACGCATCTTCGTCCCCGACACCAGATCGAACGCATCCTGCTCGTCTCTGGCGATCGGGAGAGCGAAGTGCGCTACCTGGCCGACCAGGTCGGTATCGAGGAAATCTACGCCGGACAGACGCCGGAGCAGAAGGTCGCCATCACGCGCGCGGAAACGGCGCGTGCACCAACGCTGTTCATCGGCGACGGCATCAACGATGCGCCCGCGCTCGTGACGGCAACCGTCGGCCTGGCCTTCGGTCACCAGAGCGAGATCACCACCGAAGCCGCAGGGGCCGTGATCATGGACACGTCGCTCAAGCGCGTCGACGAGCTGTTCCACCTGGCGCGCCGCATGCGGCGCATCGCACTGCAGAGCGCCGTTGGAGGAATGGCGTTGAGCGTGGTCGGGATGCTCATCGCCTTCGGCGGATGGCTGCCGCCGGTCGGCGGAGCGATCTTCCAGGAAGTCATCGACCTGGCCGCCGTGCTCAACGCCCTGCGCGCCGCCGTTCCTGGTGGCGAGTTGAGCGACTACTAG
- a CDS encoding DUF2442 domain-containing protein, producing MLRDVVSVQPLAEYHLRVRFDDGSEGVVDVAQLVTFTGVFEPLRDPEFFAKATVNAELGTVCWPNDADLDSDVLFSLVTGTPVPSYEAVRRPA from the coding sequence ATGTTGAGAGACGTCGTCTCGGTCCAGCCGCTCGCGGAGTATCACCTGCGCGTACGATTCGACGACGGCTCGGAGGGTGTCGTCGATGTTGCGCAACTCGTGACGTTCACCGGAGTGTTCGAGCCGTTGCGGGATCCGGAGTTCTTCGCCAAAGCCACGGTCAATGCGGAACTCGGAACCGTGTGCTGGCCGAATGATGCGGATCTGGACTCCGATGTGCTGTTCTCGTTGGTGACGGGCACGCCCGTTCCCTCGTACGAGGCCGTCAGGCGCCCGGCCTGA
- a CDS encoding diguanylate cyclase yields MRCRRGLAARTLGLLPGLVVATVAATPLAAQPRHDSPVLQQYLRAEGLGNLGVSALHQDAEGTLWVATEGGLYRHDGDRLRAVSVPVEDRGGVVRGVVADGEGGQWIATAGRLLHRRSDGTLRQVSAPGRVLRPLAWQPMQQLGGGRLLVNALDPATGGRDLFLVQRTGDGWEVAPALADQMATWSEADRQVRLIAVAPDGTWWFGCGAFLCSRTGTSLQQWSVPLDDYVPTALRQLLPVADGSLWVLTQGALLHMQDGRFTDMTPPAFRARQDRASPALIQDHAGRILFASQDTLYRLDGTTWRSWGPESGLVTGSQINALLQDADGDLWYGSLGQGLLRWSGYRHWTAWTAGEGLSNASVWAIVADRAGTMWLATVRGLARSSRMSPLAFDMAASELDSRADITDLIADAEGVLWTYDPSRGLLRRPAGGSWTQVAEPMPDVMRMAVAGPMAWIITAQGLWQVDTSLPPPVTPRRVEIPARTGPLEMFDMCVDGRQQVWIAHRNGLLLHDADGLRAATVEGLPPRSGASILRCDTDSVHAITFDETLIEIDIRRRRAQRIEVPRHDGMILLSVLRDRRDRLWVGTDRGVLVRADGQWRLFDHGDGLVWDDTNQWALDEGPDGAIWIGTSRGLGRIDDPDALLQKADAPLPLRVVDASYGDQTFRQGEASQVLQWTRRPLTVRWSVPYYGNRAGLHTRYRLLGLDDEWQETAIGEIQYAALSPGSYTLELQAVDRLNGRRSAVITRAFEVAAPWWRSAPASIAGGLVVLGVGWGALRWRLSHLVRRQTELEALVQERTRALADSHAALERLALTDALTGTMNRRAVMGAAEAQVAQLLRRGGALTLVLADLDDFKRTNDVHGHLVGDALLRAVVIRLQHALREGDLLGRYGGEEFLIVLPGLSMDDPAGAARVRAVCQTVAAQPFDVGSAEPLGATCSMGAASLRVSSDGSTAAAAPVLTALITRADAALYRAKAAGRNQVVTADESAP; encoded by the coding sequence ATGCGCTGCCGCCGAGGCCTCGCCGCCCGTACGCTCGGCCTGCTCCCGGGCCTGGTCGTCGCCACCGTCGCTGCGACGCCCCTGGCGGCGCAGCCGCGTCACGATTCGCCGGTGCTGCAGCAGTATCTTCGCGCCGAGGGTCTTGGCAACCTTGGTGTTTCGGCGCTGCACCAGGACGCGGAAGGCACGCTGTGGGTTGCCACCGAGGGCGGCCTGTACCGGCACGACGGGGACCGCCTGCGTGCGGTGTCCGTGCCCGTGGAGGATCGCGGCGGTGTGGTGCGCGGCGTGGTCGCCGATGGCGAGGGCGGTCAGTGGATCGCCACGGCAGGCAGGCTGCTGCACCGCCGTTCCGACGGCACGCTGCGGCAGGTGTCGGCACCTGGTCGCGTGCTGCGCCCGCTGGCCTGGCAGCCGATGCAGCAGCTCGGTGGCGGCCGCCTGCTGGTCAACGCACTCGACCCCGCGACAGGGGGACGCGACCTGTTTCTCGTGCAGCGGACCGGCGACGGCTGGGAGGTCGCGCCGGCGCTTGCCGACCAGATGGCGACCTGGAGTGAGGCCGACAGACAGGTGCGGCTCATCGCCGTGGCACCCGATGGCACGTGGTGGTTCGGGTGCGGCGCGTTCCTCTGCAGCCGTACCGGCACGTCGCTCCAGCAGTGGTCCGTGCCCCTCGATGACTATGTGCCTACGGCGCTGCGTCAATTGCTCCCGGTCGCCGACGGGTCACTGTGGGTACTCACGCAGGGCGCGCTGCTGCACATGCAGGACGGGCGGTTCACCGACATGACGCCGCCGGCCTTCCGCGCCAGACAGGACCGCGCATCTCCGGCGCTGATCCAGGACCATGCGGGCCGCATCCTGTTTGCCAGCCAGGACACGCTCTATCGCCTCGACGGCACGACGTGGCGATCGTGGGGGCCGGAGTCAGGACTCGTCACCGGCTCGCAGATCAATGCGCTGCTCCAGGACGCCGACGGCGATCTCTGGTACGGCAGTCTGGGCCAGGGCCTCCTGCGCTGGAGCGGCTACCGTCACTGGACGGCGTGGACGGCGGGCGAGGGACTGTCCAACGCATCGGTGTGGGCCATCGTGGCCGACAGGGCCGGCACGATGTGGCTGGCCACGGTTCGCGGACTGGCGCGGTCGTCACGGATGTCGCCGCTGGCCTTCGACATGGCGGCATCCGAGCTGGACAGCCGTGCCGACATCACCGATCTCATCGCCGATGCCGAAGGCGTCCTCTGGACGTACGACCCGAGCCGCGGCCTGCTCCGTCGTCCCGCCGGCGGATCGTGGACGCAGGTTGCCGAGCCCATGCCCGACGTGATGCGGATGGCCGTTGCCGGTCCGATGGCGTGGATCATCACGGCACAGGGCTTGTGGCAGGTAGACACCAGCCTGCCGCCGCCCGTGACACCCCGGCGGGTCGAGATCCCCGCGAGGACCGGTCCGCTGGAGATGTTCGACATGTGCGTGGACGGGCGCCAGCAGGTGTGGATCGCACACCGCAACGGCCTGCTCCTCCACGACGCCGACGGGCTGCGCGCAGCCACGGTGGAGGGACTTCCGCCGCGATCGGGAGCTTCCATCCTGCGCTGCGACACCGACAGCGTCCATGCGATCACCTTCGACGAAACGCTCATCGAGATCGACATCCGCCGCCGGCGCGCGCAGCGCATCGAGGTGCCCCGACACGACGGGATGATCCTGCTCTCGGTCCTGCGCGACAGGCGGGACAGGCTGTGGGTGGGCACCGATCGCGGCGTGCTGGTCCGCGCCGACGGGCAGTGGCGACTGTTCGACCATGGCGACGGCCTGGTGTGGGACGACACCAACCAGTGGGCGCTCGACGAGGGGCCCGACGGCGCCATCTGGATCGGTACCAGCCGCGGCCTCGGGCGCATCGATGATCCCGACGCTCTCCTGCAGAAGGCCGACGCGCCGCTGCCCCTGCGCGTGGTCGACGCCAGCTATGGCGACCAGACATTCCGTCAGGGAGAGGCGTCGCAGGTCCTGCAATGGACGCGACGTCCGCTGACAGTCCGCTGGTCCGTGCCGTACTACGGCAATCGCGCAGGCCTGCACACGCGCTACAGGCTGCTCGGCCTGGACGACGAGTGGCAGGAGACGGCGATCGGCGAGATCCAGTACGCCGCACTGAGCCCGGGGAGCTACACGCTGGAACTGCAGGCGGTGGACCGATTGAACGGTCGGCGCAGTGCGGTGATCACGAGAGCCTTCGAAGTGGCAGCGCCGTGGTGGCGCAGTGCGCCGGCGTCGATCGCCGGCGGGCTTGTCGTCCTCGGCGTGGGCTGGGGGGCGCTGCGGTGGCGCCTGAGTCATCTCGTGCGTCGGCAGACGGAACTCGAAGCGCTCGTGCAGGAACGCACGCGCGCGCTCGCCGACTCGCACGCCGCCCTCGAGCGTCTGGCCCTGACCGACGCCTTGACGGGGACGATGAATAGGCGGGCCGTGATGGGGGCGGCCGAGGCCCAGGTCGCGCAACTGCTTCGGCGCGGCGGCGCACTGACGCTCGTGCTCGCCGACCTCGACGACTTCAAGCGGACCAACGACGTGCACGGGCACCTCGTGGGCGACGCGCTGTTGCGGGCCGTTGTCATCCGCCTCCAGCACGCGTTGCGCGAGGGCGACCTCCTCGGGCGCTACGGTGGCGAGGAGTTCCTGATCGTGCTGCCGGGCCTGTCCATGGACGATCCCGCCGGGGCGGCACGTGTTCGTGCGGTGTGCCAGACCGTTGCCGCACAGCCCTTCGACGTGGGAAGCGCCGAGCCGCTGGGCGCGACCTGCAGCATGGGTGCCGCCAGCCTTCGCGTCTCGTCCGATGGCTCCACGGCCGCCGCGGCACCAGTGCTGACCGCACTCATCACGCGGGCCGACGCCGCGCTTTATCGCGCCAAGGCCGCGGGGCGCAACCAGGTGGTGACGGCCGACGAATCAGCGCCGTGA